The bacterium region GACCTCATGGCGAAACCGGCGGGTTCGTGCCATTGGGAAAGGGATTCAAACACAATTTGTTAGCGGGTCACTTTTCCATTGACAAATTCTCAGGAATTGATAAGTTAATTCTATCGCAGTGCGTTCGTCGGCGGGTCTCGTTCCCGCCATGCGAAAGCAACCGATTTCTTGGAGTCATTGTCCATGTCCCACCGGAAATACGCCTCCTCTCTCATGGCTTTCATCATGAAGTGCATTTGGGTCGTCAGCCTGCTCGTGGCCGGCAGCGCCGTCTTTGCCGGAACGGTCGGTAAAATCGCCGGCCGGATTACTGATGCACAAAGCGGTGATCCCGTAATCGGGGCAGCGGTGATGATCGTGGGAACGTCGCTGGGAGCAGCCACGGACTTGAAGGGCGATTTTTTCATTCTCAACGTTCCACCGGGCAAGGTAGATATCCGGGCCAGTGCTCTGGGGTATGGTACGCAGGTGATGAGCGGCATTCAAGTGATCTCGGACCAGACCGCCAATGTTGACTTCGCGTTCACCGAGGAAGCGCTGATGGGAGAAGAGGTCATCGTGTATGCCGAGCGCAAGCTGATCGAGATGGACCGGACGTTCGGAACGGCGACGGTAGGCGCGCAGGACATTGGAGCACTGCCCGTCACCAACCTTAGTCAGGTTATTGAGATTCAAGCGGGCGTAGTGGACGGGCACTTCCGAGGCGGGCGGAGGAATGAAGTTCTTTACCTCGTGGACGGCTTGTCGGTGACGGACGCCTACGACAACTCGCAGGGCACGCAGGTGGACGACCAGATCGTCGAGGAACTGCAGGTGATTTCGGGCACATTCAACGCCGAGTACGGTCAGGCGATGTCGGGCGTGGTGAATATCGTGACCAAGGAAGGAGCGAGCGAGTACGGCGGATCGTTCAGCTCGGAATTCGGCGACTACCTTTCGAACCGTGACGACGTCTTTCTGAACATCGAAGACGTTTCGCCGCTGGCGATCCAGGACTATTCGGGCACGCTCTACGGACCGGTACCGCGTGTCGAAGGACTCTCGCTTTTCGTCAGTGGCCGTTATCAGGATGATAACGGCTGGATGTACGGGCAGAATCGTTGGAAGCCGACGATTCAGATCGTGGAAGAAATCCTGACCACCGGCGACACCGATCCTTTCGGGGACAACAGCTATTCGCCGATGAACTACAATATTGAGAGTTGGGGTCATGGGAAGCTCTCCTACGACGTCACCGGTAAGATCAAGCTGAATTATTCGTCGCTGTTCAGCGGCCGGACGTACAAGGACTACGCGCAAGACTGGAAGTTCGCTCCGTTCGCCACTCTTCGCCGCTACCGCACGGGGCGAACCAATTTTATCAAACTGAATCATGCCTTGACGGCGTCGGCTTTCTATGAGGTGGCCGCCGCCAACAGCTTTTCCGAATATCAGCATTATCTCTACGAAGACCCGTTCGATTCCCGCTACGTGGATCCGGCTTGGGCAGACATTGATCCGGGCTTCACGCTCAACGCCGCCGGCAATGATCTCTCGCGCTATCGGCGATGGACCAACACGAACGAAGTTCTTGGCCACATGACGTGGCAGGCCAACAAGCAGCATCTTTTCAAGTTCGGTTTCGACGTCAAGCTGCATGATCTCTTTTTCGAAGACATCAATCTGACGGACACCAGCCGGGCGGAGTTGTTCCGCATCAACGACGTCGGGATTGACCCGTATTTCGAACCGATGATTTTGGACGTGTCATCTCCGGCGCACGACCGCTATCGCAACCATCCGTGGGAGTTTGCGCTATACGTACAGGACAAGTTTGAGGTGAAATCGCTCATCATCAACGCCGGGCTGCGGTTCGACTATTTCGAGCCGGACGGTCGCGTTCTGGCCGACGAGAAGGATCCCAACGTCTACAATCCCCTGAGAACCGAACGAGCCGCCGATCCGCTGTCAACGCGACTCGGCTACTGGTATAAGGAGGCCACCGCCAAGTATCAGTTGTCGCCTCGGCTCGGCATCGCCTATCCGATGAGCGACCGCGGGGTGTTCCATTTTGCCTACGGTCATTTCGTGCAGCGGCCGACGTTCGAGAGGTTGTACGCCAATCCGGAGTATGAAATGGAGTCGGGCGTGGGACTGAACACGGTGATGGGAAATCCGGACCTGAAGATGGAGGAGACCACGACGTATGAGTTTGGATTTCAGCAGGAAATCACCGAGGACTTGGCCATCAACACCGCGCTCTTCTATCGCGATATCCGCAACCTGGTGGCAACGGATAAGATCGTCGAAACGTATTCC contains the following coding sequences:
- a CDS encoding TonB-dependent receptor produces the protein MSHRKYASSLMAFIMKCIWVVSLLVAGSAVFAGTVGKIAGRITDAQSGDPVIGAAVMIVGTSLGAATDLKGDFFILNVPPGKVDIRASALGYGTQVMSGIQVISDQTANVDFAFTEEALMGEEVIVYAERKLIEMDRTFGTATVGAQDIGALPVTNLSQVIEIQAGVVDGHFRGGRRNEVLYLVDGLSVTDAYDNSQGTQVDDQIVEELQVISGTFNAEYGQAMSGVVNIVTKEGASEYGGSFSSEFGDYLSNRDDVFLNIEDVSPLAIQDYSGTLYGPVPRVEGLSLFVSGRYQDDNGWMYGQNRWKPTIQIVEEILTTGDTDPFGDNSYSPMNYNIESWGHGKLSYDVTGKIKLNYSSLFSGRTYKDYAQDWKFAPFATLRRYRTGRTNFIKLNHALTASAFYEVAAANSFSEYQHYLYEDPFDSRYVDPAWADIDPGFTLNAAGNDLSRYRRWTNTNEVLGHMTWQANKQHLFKFGFDVKLHDLFFEDINLTDTSRAELFRINDVGIDPYFEPMILDVSSPAHDRYRNHPWEFALYVQDKFEVKSLIINAGLRFDYFEPDGRVLADEKDPNVYNPLRTERAADPLSTRLGYWYKEATAKYQLSPRLGIAYPMSDRGVFHFAYGHFVQRPTFERLYANPEYEMESGVGLNTVMGNPDLKMEETTTYEFGFQQEITEDLAINTALFYRDIRNLVATDKIVETYSSGTKYSQYVNRSFGEVKGITLSFDKRYANNFSSFVDYTYQTAKGDASDPQSAYNDQRGNNPREPQRQLVPLDWDRRHTLNVSLTYATVGPSGWGTTLLGKYGSGLPYTPEEQAGVRTGFENDGRRPDFYNLDLSVYKEFSLSSKLKHKIVLMLTVLNLLDTDNEDNVYRDTGRAGYSAEERYAVEDPSFNTLEEFYNNPSHYSRPRMVKVGVKYEF